Proteins co-encoded in one Gossypium arboreum isolate Shixiya-1 chromosome 11, ASM2569848v2, whole genome shotgun sequence genomic window:
- the LOC108480841 gene encoding probable galacturonosyltransferase-like 1 — protein sequence MPKPHDHLHRHHLLLLLFLLITATNSAPASATTTNYQRFKEAPQFYNSPACPSLDTNEMCSHQAVHAAMTLDAAYLRGSMAAILSVLQHSSCPQNIRFHFIPSATANHHHLRLTISRSFPSLKFQIYPYDSSKVSGLISTSIRSALDCPLNYARNYLANLLPPCLSRVVYLDSDLVLVDDIAKLAATPLGDRSVLAAPEYCNANFTSYFTPTFWSNPTLSLTFAGRKACYFNTGVMVIDLQRWRQGDYTTKIIEWMELQKRIRIYELGSLPPFLLVFAGNIAPVDHRWNQHGLGGDNYRGLCRNLHPGPVSLLHWSGKGKPWVRLDANRPCPLDALWAPYDLLQTPFALES from the coding sequence ATGCCTAAACCACATGATCACCTCCACCGACACCACCTTCTTCTCCTCCTCTTCCTCCTCATCACTGCCACCAATTCTGCCCCTGCCTCCGCCACTACCACTAATTATCAAAGATTCAAAGAAGCTCCACAGTTTTACAACTCTCCCGCTTGCCCTTCCTTGGACACCAATGAAATGTGCTCCCACCAAGCTGTCCATGCTGCAATGACCCTAGACGCTGCCTACTTACGTGGGTCAATGGCTGCCATTCTCTCCGTCCTCCAGCACTCTTCTTGCCCTCAAAACATCCGCTTCCACTTCATCCCCTCCGCCACCGCCAACCACCACCACCTCCGCCTCACAATCTCCCGCTCTTTCCCTTCCCTCAAGTTCCAAATCTACCCATACGACTCCTCCAAGGTGTCAGGACTCATTTCCACCTCCATCCGCTCAGCGCTTGACTGCCCTCTCAACTATGCCCGCAACTACCTCGCCAACCTCCTCCCACCGTGTCTCAGCCGAGTCGTTTACTTAGACTCCGACCTCGTCCTCGTCGACGACATTGCTAAACTCGCCGCGACGCCGCTCGGAGACCGCTCGGTTTTAGCTGCACCGGAGTATTGCAACGCCAACTTCACTTCCTACTTCACCCCAACCTTCTGGTCAAACCCAACGTTATCTCTAACATTTGCCGGACGCAAAGCCTGTTATTTCAACACTGGGGTAATGGTGATAGATTTGCAAAGATGGCGACAAGGAGATTACACTACCAAGATTATAGAATGGATGGAGCTTCAAAAGAGAATAAGGATCTATGAGTTAGGGTCCTTGCCACCGTTTTTGCTGGTCTTTGCAGGGAATATAGCTCCTGTTGATCATCGGTGGAACCAACATGGCCTCGGAGGAGATAACTATAGAGGATTGTGTAGAAATTTGCATCCTGGTCCAGTTAGCTTACTGCATTGGAGTGGGAAAGGGAAGCCATGGGTGAGATTAGATGCAAACAGACCTTGTCCTTTGGATGCTTTATGGGCTCCGTATGATCTGCTGCAAACACCATTTGCCTTGGAGTCCTAA